aaattatattcttcaatcattttgcttaaaataattgaattatagtGAAAATAATAATCCTACGCTGTCGACTCTTGACCACCTCCTTGAGAGCCCGTGCTGAAGAAGAAACCGGCGGGCTTTCCAGCAAGCTCCTGAGCTCCCCAAAGCGCGACGGTTAAGTCGATAAAAGTTCTAAATTGGGCAGGCATCATCCCAAATCTTGTTGGAAAGCCGAAAATAAAGGCATCAGCGTCGGCTAATTGATCGGGTTTGATAATGGGAACATTGTTGTTCTTCGGGGGTGCACCTAATTGAGCCAAAACCTCGGCAGGCATAGTCTCGGGGACTTGCCATAATGTCGCTTCGATTCCTTCGACACTATCGGCTCCCTTCTTTATTTCTTCGGCAAGTCTAGCTACATGTCCATATGTTGAATAATACCTGTGCCCATGTTTTTATTTCATCaacaataataacaaaatcaatTGAAAAATAAAGAGTTTTAAATTAGTACATTTGTCTTAATTAACTAGGGTTAATTCGATA
The DNA window shown above is from Impatiens glandulifera unplaced genomic scaffold, dImpGla2.1, whole genome shotgun sequence and carries:
- the LOC124917943 gene encoding NAD(P)H dehydrogenase (quinone) FQR1-like, translated to MATKVYIVYYSTYGHVARLAEEIKKGADSVEGIEATLWQVPETMPAEVLAQLGAPPKNNNVPIIKPDQLADADAFIFGFPTRFGMMPAQFRTFIDLTVALWGAQELAGKPAGFFFSTGSQGGGQESTALTAITFLAHHGMIFVPIGKPLSVKQPPPDVVRGGSPYGAGTISGDGSRQPSEYELKVAFYQGQYISDITKKLKKGGMDGS